TGACAAGCaggagcttgatgaggctcttcAGAGGGAGGTAAAACATCTCGACCTCACCACTTGAGATGGGTATAATAGAAAGTCACTCTTAAGGTTCCAGTGTTGATCAAGCGTCCACCACACCTTTTGATTCTTTAACTTTTTAATTGAAAAATGTGTGCTCGTTGTTTATCTGATGATCCGTCATGTCTAGGATTTATTTTTTCCTGATGATGTCGGGGCAGGGCCGCAGGGGTTCTGGGTTTGACGATCGGATCCTGAAATTATTCCTATGCCAGAGCATAGGCATCTCCATATTACTGTCATTATAATTTGGCACCACTCCTGAAAGCCATGTTGCATTTTCTTTTTTGTCTCTTTATGTGAGTGGTGCCTGCCAAATCATTTGGTTAGAACGCTATCTCTATTGTCTACACCTCTACACCCCACTATTTTAATAGTAGTTTATTGGACATGTAATACCTTGAACAAGGTAAGGAGAATGCAAGAAAGCATCGCTTGACAAAAACCAAGAAGATATGCCCAATCAAGATTGTTTAATAATACCACCGACAGAAGTCTCAGTATTTGCAAAAGTTGGAAGGTTCTCTGGGTGTGCTGTGCCACTACAAAGATTTTTGTGTGGAATTATGGTGATTTGTTTGTCATGCAGACTTTTATCTCCATATTAATATTATCTGAAGTAACTGTCAAACTTTGGCAAACCCCTAACAGTTCCAGAACACACATTATTCTTGTCAGAAGTATCCATCAAACTTgtgttcaatttgaatttgttgagtgcattattttttgctcttagtttttttttctgaaataaaTTCGCTCTTAGTTGTGAGTTTACCATTGCTCTATCCTAAGATCCATCAGATGTTTCCAACAAAATTCGACTTTGATTGTATCAACATATATTTTCCTAAAAAGCGTTTTATTGACCCTTCTATGCTTGCACATGGCAAGGTGTATGCCAGATATGTACAGGTGGACATAGTTACGATGCTGCAGTTGATTCTATATAACTATCTTTTTTTCGGTATACGACACTGCAATTTGGTTATCTGATCTGTTGACTTTATTATATATGGAAAAGCTGAATAAAAATTCTTTGAAAGGTTATAACTGTCAGTGCTTATTAGTCCAAAAGGTTTTTAGActtcatatttttttaattgcaTATTAGTCATCAGTCAGATCTGGGGGAAGCTATAACTCATTGTGTTCTTCAAGCTAACAATTTAATCACATGTGTATTTGTCATTAGTCACATCTGTGTTCTGGAATTGCCCATTTCGGTAGTATACGGCACCACCTTTGTTGATAAATTCAAAGTAAGAGcaccttttctctctctctctgtgtgagtggggggtggggggtgttgggggggggggggtgttatgATCGACAAAGAATAAATTGCAATGGCTAACTTGTtaccatattatatatgcacctAGCATAATATCTATatgaaaatgcttttgctgatTTGCCGTTTAATGCCCTTCACAGATTCAAGCTGCTTTCAGAACTGATGAAATCCGCAGGACCCCTCCCACTCCTCAAGATGAAATGCGTGCTGGAATGAGTTACTTCCATGAAACTATATGGAAGGGCGTACCCAAATTCTTGCGCCGTATTGACACTGCTTTGAAAAATATTGGGATCAATGAGCGTCTCCCTTACAACGCTCCCCTCATTCAGTTCTCATCCTGGATGGGTGGTGACCGTGATGGTAATTTCTTGTTTTCACATTTTATTGgctgaaaaaaaattaatacaTTGTTGAAGAGTTTTTGTACAAAAAAGTTTTGAATAGTTCTAAATATTTTCATTAGTTGCATCTGTACATGAAAAGTGTTGACAGTGCCTTCCTAAGTCCTATCATTGTGACATCAGTTGCATGTGTAACAGAAAACTATTGATAGGGCCTTCCTGTCATTGAGACATCAATTCTTCTAGCAATTGACTACTTACTTTTGCTGACAGTGTAGATTATTTTTAAAAACTTCCAATTTGTGTATTGTTTTCTAGGAAATCCAAGAGTTACACCAGAGGTTACACGGGATGTATGCTTGTTGGCGAGAATGATGGCTGCTAACTTGTACTTCTCTCAGATAGAAGATCTAATGTTTGAGGTATTGCAATATAAAATAAACTTCCCTTATATGCAAGGAGCTTCAACAGAGTCTGTTCCCTGGTGCTAACGGTATAATATTCTATTCTAGCTCTCTATGTGGCGCTGCAGTGATGAACTTCGGATCCGTGCAGATGAATTACATCGCTCGTCAAAAAGAGCTGCGAAGCATTATATAGGTAACAGAACTGTAATTTGTGGTAACAAAGGAATTTGGATTAATTCGCATATATCAGTTTATTAGGttattattttctaaaaaaccATCAGATTATTTtgcttgctttgctttgcttttgACACATGAAGTTATTCACTTAAATGTGAGTCCTGATCTGCAAACTACACGGACATTAACTGTTAGAGGATGCCATTACTGTGAAGCTAATGATCTTTAAATTTGTGATTGTTACCATTACTGTGCATAATAGGATTATGTATAAAAGCACCCaaaattagaaataaataaCTGTTGTTTTAAGAGCCGTTGGCCCAATACCAAAGAGCTCTAGTTAGGAAACTTGGACGCAAGACTATATACTGTCATGTAGTGTGAACAAATATAACCTTTTCAAGAATGTTCTCTTACTACATTTTCTTAGATGGTATTACTAATTGAACATTGTTGTTGCAGAATTCTGGAAGCAAGTTCCTCCAAACGAACCATATCGTGTCATACTTGGTGATGTCAGGGATAAATTGTACTATACACGTGAGCGTTCTCGTCATCTATTGACAACAGGAATTTCTGAGATTCCAGAGGACGCAACTTTTACTAATGTTGAACAGGTTAGCTCTTTTTCTGTGATATTCATATTTGTGATTGTTACCATCACACTTATAGTAATCTAATTACAACTTTTATATTGCAGTTTCTGGAACCTCTTGAGCTCTGTTATAGATCATTATGTGCTTGTGGTGACAAACCTATAGCTGACGGAAGTCTCCTTGATTTCTTGCGTCAAGTATCcactttcgggcttgctcttgTGAAACTTGACATCAGGCAGGAATCTGATCGGCACACTGATGTCCTTAATTCAATAACTACACATCTTGGAATTGGATCCTACGCTGAATGGTCTGAGGAGAAACGCCAGGATTGGCTGTTGTCTGAACTGAGGGGCAAACGTCCATTGTTTGGTTCTGATCTTCCTCTAACTGAAGAGACTGCTGATGTTTTAGGCACATTTCATGTCCTTGCAGAGCTCCCAGCAGATTGTTTTGGCGCATATATCATCTCGATGGCAACTGCCCCATCTGATGTGCTTGCTGTCGAACTTTTACAGCGTGAGTGCCATGTGAAACAGCCACTGAGAGTTGTTCCACTCTTCGAGAAACTTGCAGATCTTGAAGCAGCTCCAGCAGCTGTAGCACGACTCTTTTCAATTGACTGGTACATGAATAGGATTAATGGCAAGCAGGAGGTGATGATTGGGTACTCAGACTCTGGCAAAGACGCTGGACGTTTCTCTGCAGCGTGGCAAATGTATAAAGCACAAGAGGAGCTCATCAAGGTGGCAAAGCATTATGGAGTGAAGTTGACCATGTTTCATGGAAGGGGTGGAACAGTTGGCAGAGGAGGTGGCCCCACTCATCTGGCCATTTTATCTCAGCCACCAGACACGATACATGGATCGCTCCGTGTAACAGTACAAGGCGAGGTTATTGAGCACTCCTTTGGAGAGGAGCACTTGTGCTTTAGAACTTTGCAACGCTACACCGCAGCTACCCTTGAACATGGTATGCATCCTCCAATTTCCCCCAAGCCTGAATGGCGTGCTCTGATGGACGAAATGGCTGTCGTGGCAACCAAAGAATATCGATCAATTGTCTTCCAAGAACCACGCTTTGTTGAATACTTCAGATCGGTAGGTTCACCTGTATTCTTACAAGTATTACACTATGCACTTGCACAAGCATGATGTTTAGACATTGTTTCAAAGCTGCTACACAAGCCCTTAGGCTAAAGATGCACTTAGAATAAGGTTTCTTTTGGCCAATTTACGATTTCTTTcttcaaaaatttcaaataaTCTCTGATGTTTTCTGCAAATCTTTTTTTAACTGAAACACCCTAGAACACTTTCTAATGGTATATAGGTACCAATTTGACAAAGTTTAGGACAAATGCTTTCGTTTCTAAGTGGAATGTCATTGTTAATTATTGCAAATTCGTGTTACACTAAATGAGCCAGGTTGTACTCATTTGTCCTATTGAGAAGTGCTATCTGAAAGGAAGCTTTCCCTATGTATGTCTCACTGCACAGTGATTCAGTGTCTTCTGTTAAGCTGATTATAGAAGTTGGTGATAAATACGTGAACTTGTGATACGATGTGTATAAGTTTGACACTAAACTCTCATCTGAATGTTTTTCCAGGCTACACCTGAGACTGAATATGGTAGGATGAATATCGGTAGCCGTCCATCGAAGAGGAAGCCTAGTGGGGGAATAGAGTCGCTTCGTGCAATTCCATGGATCTTTGCTTGGACACAGACAAGGTTCCATCTCCCTGTTTGGCTTGGGTTTGGCACAGCGTTCAAGCATATCATGCAGAAGGACATCAGGAACATCCATACTCTGAAAGAAATGTACAATGAGTGGCCATTCTTCAGAGTCACCCTCGACTTGCTTGAGATGGTTTTCGCCAAGGGAGACCCAGGAATCGCAGCTGTTTATGACAAACTGCTAGTGGCTGAAGATCTGCAATCCTTTGGAGAGCAGCTGAGGAAGAACTATGAAGAGACAAAATGGCTACTCCTTCAGGTAAAGTGCGCTAATATAGGCTATTTTGTTTTTGCTCGCATTTCAGCGATTTCAAAATTTATATAGCCCAATATAGGCAGGTAAATTGCTCATTTTTTGTGACTTGTAAAATTTGGAAGTCCTATTGGATAATATGATTCCAACGATTG
This window of the Panicum virgatum strain AP13 chromosome 1K, P.virgatum_v5, whole genome shotgun sequence genome carries:
- the LOC120695745 gene encoding phosphoenolpyruvate carboxylase 1-like: MAGKAMERHQSIDAQLRLLAPGKVSEDDKLVEYDALLVDRFLDILQDLHGPHLREFVQECYELSAEYENDRDEARLGELGRKLTSLPPGDSIVVASSFSHMLNLANLAEEVQIAHRRRIKLKRGDFADEASAPTESDIEETLKRLVSQLGKSREEVFDALKNQTVDLVFTAHPTQSVRRSLLQKHGRIRNCLRQLYAKDITADDKQELDEALQREIQAAFRTDEIRRTPPTPQDEMRAGMSYFHETIWKGVPKFLRRIDTALKNIGINERLPYNAPLIQFSSWMGGDRDGNPRVTPEVTRDVCLLARMMAANLYFSQIEDLMFELSMWRCSDELRIRADELHRSSKRAAKHYIEFWKQVPPNEPYRVILGDVRDKLYYTRERSRHLLTTGISEIPEDATFTNVEQFLEPLELCYRSLCACGDKPIADGSLLDFLRQVSTFGLALVKLDIRQESDRHTDVLNSITTHLGIGSYAEWSEEKRQDWLLSELRGKRPLFGSDLPLTEETADVLGTFHVLAELPADCFGAYIISMATAPSDVLAVELLQRECHVKQPLRVVPLFEKLADLEAAPAAVARLFSIDWYMNRINGKQEVMIGYSDSGKDAGRFSAAWQMYKAQEELIKVAKHYGVKLTMFHGRGGTVGRGGGPTHLAILSQPPDTIHGSLRVTVQGEVIEHSFGEEHLCFRTLQRYTAATLEHGMHPPISPKPEWRALMDEMAVVATKEYRSIVFQEPRFVEYFRSATPETEYGRMNIGSRPSKRKPSGGIESLRAIPWIFAWTQTRFHLPVWLGFGTAFKHIMQKDIRNIHTLKEMYNEWPFFRVTLDLLEMVFAKGDPGIAAVYDKLLVAEDLQSFGEQLRKNYEETKWLLLQVAGHKDVLEGDPYLKQRLRLRESYITTLNVCQAYTLKRIRDPAFQVSPQPALSKEFVDESQPAQLVQLNPESEYAPGLEDTLILTMKGIAAGMQNTG